The genomic window gcgcaccctgttgttaggtggtcgttctctgcctcttggtggcgccagtggtcttctttaaggttgtctctgcgacctggaaattccctcaaaaacaagaaatgttatctctaggcacgtttacatgttttgccaagtctgtaacggaactatccttgaaacatatctatttgcttaggtgtttgggtgcctagcagcagctttttcaaaacagttttaactccctaaaaagtttgtaacGAAGTCGTCCTTGAGAGATAGTCACTGGAATGCATGAGATAGACACTGGAATGCCTGACAagatgagaacatgttcagacaagtaaaaactctaattaaaactctattctgtgaatatgagagactctatatgaacaaaaaggccttattttcctaacaatgTATATTGACACTACTTACCATTTCATTATCTGTTCTCCTTGTAAAATAAGTTGTGTAGCTCTGAATTTGATTTCTACTGCTTATGCTTATTATGGCAGCATGGTTATGTCACAGTGTTTCCAAGAGAAGAGATAATTGTAGAGAAAAATTTATGAGAACAATAGAAACTTCTAGGATGGACAAGCTCTCAGGCTCTGTTTCTTCagttctggaaatatttattatgatTACAGTGCATTAAAGACACAGAATTGTATGAGTATAGGGGAAAATACCCATAAGTACTTTTGTCACCAtctttaaaaagccatttaaagTCATCACCATTCAActcaaattctttaaaatactggtttacatattttaattgttgCTGGCAAGGAAAGTTTAGTGCTCATGATTTTTCTGTAAGGCTGCATCCTGACCACAGCTCATATAATCAATTTTCAGGCTCCTCATAATGTTTTCCTGAAGtatccaaagaaaagaaatgcaccTCATACAgaaatgatgtgaaatacaatCTGACATCAAAATGACCTGAGGTACTGTTGTTCcctagaaatgaaataaaatttaaaacaacataaaatacttaaagtatagaaatgtttctgtatctGGCAGGGCAAAGTAGCACAACCATCCCAGGAGGCTTGTTCTCATTTTCATTATCACTACTGTATAGTccacacttcagaaaaaatagctctgtaaattttggttttgtagttTTTAGCTTTAAACAATTCCAGAAAAATTGGGGGACAAAGTGGggagtgtttattttttattcagtcttttcagtggttatttttttcagtccatTATCCTACTGTGGCTACATTATGTTCTTATGCTCAAATTTCCAGATTTGActacatgtatttaaaaacaacagcagaggatttttttattaaaagcattaaaaacaacCACTTGAACCATGAGCCATTTTACCCAGCTCTGATactgaatttctttcctttgtcagCTCTATACATATGTCAGAGAttgaggatttttctttttatgcacaAACTCTGTACAGTAATTGCATCTTCTATGGAACATCAAATCTTTTAGCAAAAAGACCATCGTACTGAAGGAATACTTGGTTATATAACTGGGAGATATAATCCAGAATAAGTGCTTGGCCCATGCAATAGTGACTGATATCTCAACATGTCAGAGTAAATGATGGAATTTAATTGTTAAACTTTttcaacatggaaaaaaatcccactgacagtgattgCTGTTGGTTTGATCTGTATCTTGGCAAACCCCCAGATTTTTAGTcaagcaaaaacaagaacaaaaaatttagtttcccctgcaaatatttaaggatttttaTTGCTCACAGAATACTGGAAagtgacaacaaaaaaaaaagagagaaaaagaaaaaaagtgagagaCACCTGCTTCTGTTAGCGACTCCTGCTTGCAAGTTTGTTACTCACACCACTGGAGGCAGGAGAGAATGAgcacctgtccccaggctgaggAACTTGTATGGCACTGCACAGTCCCTATCTCTGCACAGTGAGAAGGATGGCTGGGGCTGAAAAAAGCCCCATTCTATCTttttgaggaagaaaggaaggcagCTGCAAGAGTTTTAGGAGTGGCTGACAGCTGAAAGTATGACTTGTGAAGATGCTCTTTGATGAATGTACAGCATACgtggaggaaaaataagagTTTGCCAAGTGCAGACATCTTCTATTCTCTTATAGCTAAAGCTGCTTTGATCTCAACCTGACAAGCGATGTGTATATTATACCACTGAAACCACTTTAGTCTTTTCAACTCAATAAACAAATAGCCCAGGGACCTAAATGCGGGATGACCacgctccagcacggtgtgggtggagggaggcagagatctctgaaggttgctcttggggaaagaggtttattgggggtgcaggaaggtccgagcctcgtgctctcaggcgtagcatgTGGCCGGGTTTaagagggcaggggaggggagagacaaaaggagggtttaggagaggggaagctccagggggggagggagaggttctaagaggggaggaagttctaAGAGAGGGGAGAAGTTCCAAGAGCGGGAAGAGGTTCCAAGCGGCCGCATGGCTTCTCGGAGCCCCCTTaccaggggctcctaggtgggctgggataaggcatgggccaatggggttacagacactgatgttttaggggcaggtacagaggtgcgggatgagcCACACATCTTCTGGGGGGTGAGAtgtgaagagagcctgacagaggaatggttgtacaacaggggacatgatactgtaaaattaatccaaatagggagggctacgtgactgctgcaaagtttgcatgaccctgaagagtagatggtgtgcagaaagcaggatattgaaactgcttggtatgtagaaatagatagagaacaaaggggtactaagctgttctaactgcaaggccagctggacaggcaagtatcgatcacaaagatacttttaagataatattACAAGTCAtgtagcaaccaatcatgagcttggcttttgcaatatgtatgagctaattaacgaacatatataaactgtgtaatctgttacaataaactgagacttgatgatcatgatatcatgagtcttgtcccccgcggcaccctccaacaactggctcccgaaagcagggacctgatccgagcctaaggcgagagaggtgctgcgttggggttcgggtcctgcagctggaaggacggtgAAAGAGCCGAAACGCGttgctccgcgccctgagtgaccgcagcggcgagctcagccgatacgtgctgccgaagcctgaaggagccagcaacggtaccgacgtaatcatggaaaggcaagcagcatatgatttatttagtgcttctcttagaaaaaggcagattagggggattgacttagataaggatctcccttcgctattgcatcatgctgagtcttacggctttttcattaacccccatagtgttcatgaactttcagaatggagaagatatagggataagttgtgggaattagtgttagatgaggataaaccgggcaagaaaatgagtaaactttggagtgtggttgataacgaattgttaatgtgtcaggcagaaaagagggcggtggaagtgatacggacagctctggagaaaaataaggaatgtaaaccctcgcttctctccagtgagccaaaccctccggttctcacaaattttcccgttcccatctctgcttctgaaatgcctgtacctcccatagacactagtagcattgaggtgctggaaattgagatccaaattgctttatggcaacgggactgggatcccaaattcactttgtgtgaacggggatcaggtagaacggagcgggcgcggggccagacagagcggggccggccagcaccgagccggaggcgagcccggggcggagcggacatcagccgagagacggaaggctccttgctgccgagcagcagcgcaaggggggagaggggcgttcctggggctcagccacgctggagccggagcaggcggggcgcggccgtggcgggggtgtctcttctcccatccacaaggtgacacaacaaggacgggagcgaggcggcgccgcccctcatcgccccgcagcgcccagcaatggcggcggagatggcggcacagtcctggttgccatggcagcgacaacgccgagagcagcagcgccgccggtggcgggatcgcaacactacagcaaaaatttcaacagcatcttcccaatttcttacaagagtcagagacgtaatgaaaaagtacagcaggaccgagtgttttccaagataccaagaaggatgaacattatgtgaatcaatgttatttcaaatatgatatagataaaaatcactgtataaagatagaaatgttagtaatgatttaattaccaaaaatgtctctgcaaacaaagagttgagaaaatgtcatctgatggaattttagtattgagtttgtaatctccgtctttgggtttttatagataataatataagtaatagtgatttttaagttttatagataataagataaatagtgattgttaagtttttgtaagtaacgataagtagtgattgttactaatgttatatgagtgctttaaaaggattgtcttaaactattttaaacatttcttgttaataggttgatcataaaatgtgagttgtctgatttttgtgataagaattattattaaggtattaaggtgttgttatagtatttacagtcagttttcatatgttttattgtctctttaggtgattgattacaagatgttttttcaggatcctgtgtttttgattttttaactactcatgtgttttctttatccaatcttttatgcagctgcaattcatcttcctttaaaaattcatcgtccaaattttaattcaaaatttcagacttcaaattttcagatttctgaagaaagggtttgttgtatttagagaatttttgttttgaaagagattttaaacaggttcaattatttaatagtttgataaaattttaataataaggttttttacttataactgttatttctaggacttttgttttataatgtgttaaaacatatcctccaattagagtttgagctctggccaagctctggctctacgtggatggtgtgattgacccaggtgttttctgcatcaaaaagtattcaagtccttttggcttaacaatttgaccatatagggcagctgagcctcaaaaggagttttggagaaacatgatccggacatgttttatccaaatctctgttgttttaaggtttatcagctgctgcagactctgggataacaatttgatagtgtagcacttggtaactgtgattttatatgtaatgtTAATagtgtattatctgattgattttttgttgttagtttctttactatatgcattgttttgttcttgatgttttttcatgtttattataaagatgttgatatttccatttcttcatgcaaattttaggaaacagaattgagagaggaccctccagtccctgtggggggtgttgagtttgtttgtgttttagcaggtgcagaatctggatagatttcattgaagaatgttaaacttatcaatttcaagagaacactaatctctccacaagtaaatcagaggatgcacagcaaaagtggattgtacaaagatttgtgtttcacccacagaagattgtaagcttttaagttttttcataagtgtgtttttaattatgttatagacatTTTTGCTAAGTTTtgatgagttttagtaatgcctgtgatttttctgttcattttgccattgcttttcaatggcaaaagaaaaagagggacaatcaattagataatcaaaagcataacattaagtttatcataaatatagtttgtatttagaattaagtttgttcctttcatgttaaacagaacaatcaaaaacatgagaaatatgaagtggggtgcacttctgtaatactaacctcatttttcaccccacgagttgcttcagtgcaagctctcacacaattgaaaatcctagcctactggacaaaAAGGTAAATTAgtattccatctaaaatgttgagtgagcttgccacaaatataagtagtatctgtcatgcagttctgcaaaacagagcagctgccactaatttacttcttctagcccaaggtcatagttgtgaagaatttgaaggagtgtgctgtatgaacttatctgatcactctacatctatccataagcaaatatgaaaattgaccgagctaactcaacagttaaaggtagaagatagattaggtttaaaaagatagctaaaaggattagAGATCAGACtatagttaagagacattatcaaatattgcataatagttctaagcataattgtgatacttttgcttgttttgccctgtgtgtttacttgcttgcaaggcttgatgcagcagcttttgcagaaaatgctgaatgcacaccttcttgtacaaaaggaaaacgggggagatgaagagagcctgacagaggaatggttgaacgacaagggacatgatactgtaaaattaatctaaatagggagggctacgtgactgctgcaaagttcgcatggccctgaagagtagatggtgtgcagaaagcaggatattgaaactgcttggtatgtagaagtagatagagaagaacaaaggagtactaagctgttctaactgcaaggccagctagACAGGCATGTATCTTTCACAAAGatagttttaagataatagtacaagtcacatagcaaccaatcatgagcttggcttttgcaatatgtatgagctaattaacgaacatatataaactgtgtaatctgtcacaataaactgagacttgatgatcatgatatcatgagtcttgtctcctgcGGCATCCCTCTAAcaccatcccagagctggggcagccacaaagctgtgcccatttctgttcattcctgctctgatggggatgcatcCTCAGCCACTTGGAGGTTGATGATGAATTTTACTACTCCAGAGGgctcttctttcttgagctccTCTGTTCAGGAATTCCGTGAAAAAGGCACATAAATATATGTTCTAAATACCTGAACAAGAAAAACCTATGGGAATAATTCATGTCCTCAATTCCTCTGTGGTGAATTAGACAGATTTCTGAAGTTTATTCAAAGTGAATAtactatattgaaaacaatgcagagagaATTATTTTGTcctgttaagttttcttttcctgtttattgATTGATATCAGCAATGTCCAATTGATATTGATCCCCAGCACCTTCTAATACAGTCTATAAATatatggaaccaaggggcccgTGCTGCTCCTCAAGGACTTGTAGAATTAAGGGAACATATTTGACACCATGGTGGcccttgggaccaagaggccattgtgacactctgggaacaaggagagcattgctgccctgccagacctcatggaaccaaggatccactgtgacactgcagggccttgggggatcacggtgacattgtgacactgcagggcccaaggattcaagggactttgtgacaccaaggggtcccatggaaccaaagggacattgtgacactgggaggcctcatggaatcatggagaccattgggacactctggggactCATGGAACCGTGGTGACACCAAGTTGtctgggagtgttgatctgctggagtgtaggagggctctgcacagggccctggacaggctggatccagggaccaaatccaacaaggtgaggtttaacaagtccaagtgccgggtcctgcactttggccacaacaacccatgcagtgctacaggctggggacagagtggctggagagcagccaggcagaaagggacctgcaggagctgatggacagcaggctggacatgagccagcagtgtgcccaggtggccaagaaggccaatggctgctggcctggatcaggaatggtgtggccagcaggagcagagctgctgtgccagcactgatctgctccagctctgcacacagacattgctgctgcagctccagagaaggcaacaaaaggacatctctgcagaaaactttgCTGGGAGATCCTTTAGTTCCTGTAAAGCCACAGAGGATGCAGCCCCTCAGTGACAcagtctgtggccacagggaaggggagagaaacaaaatcagaaatggCACAGACGATGACATTTGTTAAGAACATTAATAtgtaaaacaaggaaaaacgACCTCCAAAATGAAACCAGCAAGATGTAtctaatattaattttattacaagtgatttgcagaaattggccagCCGTTTAATGTTTgtgaaagcatccagtcatcagtctcctcactgcagccttgagctcctggttcctcaggctgtagatgagggggttcagggctggagccaccaccgagtacagaactgacactgaAAGATCCATGGATCGAGAGGAGATGGAAGAGGGTTTCAGGTAGGCAAAtactgcagtgctgacaaacagagagaccacagccaggtgagggaggcaggtggaaaaggctttgtgccgtccctgctcagaggggatcctcagcacagccctgaagatctgcacataggagaaaactatgaacacaaaacatccaAGTCCTAAACAGGAACTAAATGCAATGAGCCCACGTTCCCTGAAGTcagatttggagcaggagagcttgaggatcggTGGCAcctcacagaagaactggccaagggcattgccatggcacaggggcaaggaaaatgtattggctgtgagcagcagagaattgagaaaggcactggcccaggcagctgctgccatgtgggcacaagctctgctgcccaggagggtcccgtagtgcaggggtttgcagatggacacgtagcggtcatagcacatgatggtcaggagggaaaGCTCTGTTCCaaggaagaacagaaggaaaaagagctgagcagcacatcctgtgtaggagatggtgctggtgtcccagagggaattgtgcatggctttggggacagtggtgcagatggagcccaggtcgctgagggccaggttgagcaggaagaagaacatgggcgtgtgcaggtggtggccgcaggctacggcgctgatgatgaggccgttgcccaggagggcagccagggagatgcccaggaagaggcagaagtgcaggagctgcagctgccgcgtgtctgccagtgccagcaggaggaagtggctgatggagctgctgttggacatatGTCCTGTCTTGGCATGGGGATCTGTAATAAAAGTAATCATGGAATAGCTGGGTTTGGAGAGAACTTTAAATATCCCAGCACAGCTTGGGGGCACTTCCCCTCACTGCCTATCCCGGGGTCTTGTGCCccgagctgtccctgccagcagctgcttccctgttCCCAGCGCTgtgccctgccagagctgcaagagcccagtccagccctgggggctcagctctgccctgcagacccctcccagacctggcacagcccaggggcagctctggctctgccgGTTCCGATGGCAATGTCAGAACAACCCTGATGAGGCTGGGAAAGCGACACTGATGCTGCCTTTAAGGGGCCCTGTGCTGATTTCTGTCACTGCCTTGTTTATCCCGATCtgagaaaaaaacctttttatttttttcgaCCTGAACTGAGAGATGAATACGTAAGAGAAAtttcacatccaggcaacaCATAGCAGTAcattaaaaaaggcaaattttcCTATTTATGCAGCCCCTGCCTTGCTGTGATCCCTGAATAATCTGCTTGGAAATGCTCTGGAGATAAGTATCGTGCTGGGAGCAGTCCTGAACAATGCAGCATCCTCATCACACCACACAAGGAGAACACTTCCAACCCTTTCCAGCTGTCTCCTACCACCCAGATTTTGGCccccagcgctgggagcagctccagggccggctgagagctgtccctggcaggcagcagagtccctggcccagcacagcgccctgggctgcaggaccctgctctgcaggacagccctgggcacccctggctgctctgcacaggagatgagcagagaatgcactcacaggggctgtgggcattggcatgttccagctttaggagatctctccaggagctgcagctgcattgtcctgcagccagaggttcctgtgccaagggctggcagtgattctgccccaggcacttctcagccccttcccagccctgactgattgaagctctctgtgcctctgtgctgtgcccgggtggctgcaggcagtgccccagccctgctgggctggcagaagagctgctcagcaagagaaatgtgcttttgaagctctgcttggttaccaggatcactctctgtgccaggagcccggcccagctcagcagcacaaacacagcacaaggactttaatgaccctctggggctttgtgctcagggcCTGAgtatcaggccctgagagggagctgcagaaacctctccagaactccaagtcagaatccaaccccaaagtttcttggacttttaatgggtcccactgagggacatgactgagaaagtgtccccaggccccaggcagagcagagaactggaggcactgatgacaggaggggacaaagagaagccaagtcttggtgccctggggcacagcagggtctgtgccaccaagggctgtgaggagacaccttgtcctgaggccctggggcctcctggcacagccccagccagcctgggcactgtcagcccctggtcctgccctcagcatccccccatgcccacatcccagtggcctcaaggatctgctggaaggagtccctggggagccttggtcaggaatggccctgcgGGCTCCTTCATgatcccagggactgcaggtttttcaaaggactttgccttttcctttggccttggagtctctgagagctttgtgcaatcatggcctccaattatctgctttaattagtccctggagaggctttttCAGAAACAACATACAGTGGGGCCCATtcatgcttcaaggtacttcagttttattaaggtacttggtgttccCCTTTTGCTACAGACTGTGAGaagtttgtgcaatcatggccccaattatctgctttaatgagtcccttgagagcttggcactgacactcagtggggctcataaatactttgagattcttaacttttgcaaggtactttggattttcctttccactgtgagagttctttgtgccattttcagtctctgagaggttcttgtgccatcctggcctccagttctctcctccaaggactccatgaagagcctgtggtatagatggacgtttgtggttcccattaatgctttagactcCAACCACTTTGCGGTTTTCCTTCGACCTTGACTCcgggaaaggtttgtgcaatctcctctcaggctctGAGGTTCCAggtctcagctccaaatgcagaacagggctcattaggatcaaggaagtcctgacaaaccatgggtctgcctcaatttctctctgctcttgtGCAGTTtttcaggaagtttctgtagtggttttggttcatcattttgagatttctcagccaatgcttcaattagtgtggtgggttcattggtggctaattaccagtgcactcactagaatatacttactcatttcctgctgtgagataggattaggagaaaggcaaagtgttttcaaaattttaaaaggttataaataaaattgtattaacaataactaaagaaagtgtaataagaatcagaacaaaactttcagaacacttcctctctccatacaacctgacaatataaagagacaaaacctaaaattttcagtcagtttaccacctctaaaatagtctttcttcactgcacttaggcagagaagttcctcttgttaatgttatggagacttctccacaacaaaacagttatctcatggcttttcatttccacaaatagcagctgcctggagaaatctgcaatcaTGAACTCCCtcccaccttttcccacagATGTGCTTATGGCCCTTGTCAGCTTATGGGGTATTAATTTTGaaatgagctgtttaagagcaacggttctcttcatctctttctgaaatcatcttcatctttgGGAACAGAGGTcgtcttctctccctgagggcacagggtctcatcactgttctccctttctctgttcaaacctctcatgggatcacagctacttcaacatttgcttactttagcatggaggcctttgctgaaacaagtcatctctctatgttttcaatgc from Lonchura striata isolate bLonStr1 unplaced genomic scaffold, bLonStr1.mat Scaffold_113, whole genome shotgun sequence includes these protein-coding regions:
- the LOC144248407 gene encoding olfactory receptor 14C36-like, which encodes MITFITDPHAKTGHMSNSSSISHFLLLALADTRQLQLLHFCLFLGISLAALLGNGLIISAVACGHHLHTPMFFFLLNLALSDLGSICTTVPKAMHNSLWDTSTISYTGCAAQLFFLLFFLGTELSLLTIMCYDRYVSICKPLHYGTLLGSRACAHMAAAAWASAFLNSLLLTANTFSLPLCHGNALGQFFCEVPPILKLSCSKSDFRERGLIAFSSCLGLGCFVFIVFSYVQIFRAVLRIPSEQGRHKAFSTCLPHLAVVSLFVSTAVFAYLKPSSISSRSMDLSVSVLYSVVAPALNPLIYSLRNQELKAAVRRLMTGCFHKH